The nucleotide sequence TGATTAAATATGAAGAAGACTACATAAGTACTGTACTAGATAGCCCAAAAGTATGTAACCTGGCTAGATGAATTTCATGGtcgactgtgtcaaaggcagacactatgggatggattttcaaaaggttacgtgcgccgggcctattttcaaaaagcccggcGACACAcataaagtcccgggacgcgagtaagtcctggGGATTTACTAAAGGGACGGTCTGGGGTGGAGCATAGGTGGGGCAGTGTGGAGGTGGGGCTGGGGGCGGGActagaggcctccgacacagcggccattacctttgtgtcagaggattgcgtgccggcaggctgccagcaggcacaaaaggtaagataaaggttggagggggggttagaatagggctagggggggaaaggttggggaaaggttagaggaaggggtgggaaggtcaggctagggggaagggaagttccctcacaggccgcatattttttacatgcatattgaTCGTGCAGTTTTCCCAAAGACCATATTTGTGGGTAAAGCATTACTTTACCTGAGGAAGTCCCAATGAAATATTATATTAATCTATAATCTACATGGGTATCTGGTAAAAGCTCAACACTTGGGGCAACTCAAGTTGATTATCTTGGCCCACTGACTAGGAAGGGAGATTATGAGGGCAAGGAACCCAAGAATGACACAACCCAGCAAGgcataaacaatttttttctagAGACATAACTGCATTTTTAGGTGGGAGGGAAAATCCCATGTTGAGGGCGGAGGTTAGGTTGGTCATATTAACAGTGGTTAGGCTGATGTCAGAAAAATAAACAAGTAAAGATAAAGTGCTATATGTCTGTTTCTTTTCATAAAGTTATTGCAGGAATCAGGGAAACAGATGAAAAATACTACTACATCGTAAAAGAAGAAAGGAGCTACAGAGATGCCCTGACTCACTGTAGGATCAGAGGTGGCACTTTGGCAATGCCCAGAGATGAAGCATCCAATTCACTGATTGCTGATTACATCTCCAAGTCGGGCCTGTTTCGAGTGTTCATCGGAGTAAATGATGTGGAAAAAGAAGGACAGTTTATGTATACAGACAACACACCACTTCAGAACTACAGCAGCTGGAAAGAAAGCGAGCCTAATGATGCTTCTGGGCACGAAGACTGTGTGGAAATGCTTAGCTCTGGTGCCTGGAATGATGTGGAATGCCATCTGACCATTTATTTTGTGTGTGaatttatgaaaaagaaaaaaacagatcttCAGAGGGCTTAGGTGGTTCTTAGAGGCAGCTCCCATCGAAACCACAACATGTAATACCCATGAGAAATACCTATGTTCACCTGACACAGAGATTATTTTAATGTCTCAGATATGCATTTATGATTATCTCTTTTATCACTTGTTATGTGGTCCCTAAGTATTATAGTATGAATGGATCAAGGTACACTGATACTCCTCTTAACCATCATCATAAAGGGGAGGTAGTTTTCTAAGGCGTTATGCGTGGAAATGTCACATACTGccataatataatttaaaaaaagaattttattggtaagctcacataaacaatttttaaatacagGCTAAATGATTAATATACTTACCCCCTAgtgtttt is from Rhinatrema bivittatum chromosome 2, aRhiBiv1.1, whole genome shotgun sequence and encodes:
- the COLEC10 gene encoding collectin-10 isoform X4, encoding MNGQKKRQLKTYLILAVLSALLARVFCSDADSHPTTDVCSTNTILPGPKGEKGERGNPGEIGKLGKEGPMGMKGEKGDPADVGDQGMIGKIGPIGTKGEKGCKGLSGPAGGKGKAVIAGIRETDEKYYYIVKEERSYRDALTHCRIRGGTLAMPRDEASNSLIADYISKSGLFRVFIGVNDVEKEGQFMYTDNTPLQNYSSWKESEPNDASGHEDCVEMLSSGAWNDVECHLTIYFVCEFMKKKKTDLQRA
- the COLEC10 gene encoding collectin-10 isoform X3; translated protein: MNGQKKRQLKTYLILAVLSALLARVFCSDADSHPTTDVCSTNTILPGPKGEKGDPADVGDQGMIGKIGPIGTKGEKGCKGLSGPAGGKGKAGSVCDCGRYRKFVGQLEVNVARLKTSLKFVKNVIAGIRETDEKYYYIVKEERSYRDALTHCRIRGGTLAMPRDEASNSLIADYISKSGLFRVFIGVNDVEKEGQFMYTDNTPLQNYSSWKESEPNDASGHEDCVEMLSSGAWNDVECHLTIYFVCEFMKKKKTDLQRA
- the COLEC10 gene encoding collectin-10 isoform X2 yields the protein MFCILVIPRLSNTQSIMVLVLLNSSGRSRTNYKYHSALVWKSRIQIWPNFLLQKSGEKGDPADVGDQGMIGKIGPIGTKGEKGCKGLSGPAGGKGKAGSVCDCGRYRKFVGQLEVNVARLKTSLKFVKNVIAGIRETDEKYYYIVKEERSYRDALTHCRIRGGTLAMPRDEASNSLIADYISKSGLFRVFIGVNDVEKEGQFMYTDNTPLQNYSSWKESEPNDASGHEDCVEMLSSGAWNDVECHLTIYFVCEFMKKKKTDLQRA